AGCTAACTAACAAATATTGTTACTTTTCTTGCTTCAAGGTACCTGATTCAAAGCCGTTAGAGTTCCTCGAAGATGTTTGGGTGCAATTTCAGCAACAAAAACAGGTACCTTTTCATGCAATCAATAATATTGCATCAAACTTTGTTAGTATCATGCGTTGAAACAGCAATAAGTCTAGGGAATAAAATGTAAACTACTTGTATAGTATTCTCACCACGTATGAAAAGGCTCCCATTCCATATCCTTTTGCCATTCTCCCGATGTCCAAAACCACAGCTCCCTTTGATCAAAATAAGATATAGGACAAGAAGCTCAAAATTCTGAGGAGACTGTATTTCTTGGTAGGTAATATTATAGAAATATTTCAAGATTAACATCATACCAACCTCGGAAAAGTAGATGGCAAGCCATCCTGCAAGACAAACAATACTGGAAAATCTCAACGCCTGCATACAATTTCATAGTTTAGATGTTAGATAGCGAAGAACAATGGAAATAGGTTACTGAATAAGTGGTGTTTCCTATATGCATAGCACAGATTCCAACACGTACCCCTTTTCGACCAATAAAATCAGTGATCGGCCCAATTGTGATAGCACCTATCATTGCACCAAATGTCAAGATGGAACCGAACATTGCAAACTGCATACGGATTCACAGAATGACGTCAGTATGGAGGTCGTCAATACTGTAAATTCCATTTTACTCTCAATTTATCTATTCCATTTCAGGAGTAATTTTCTACATTTTGTTTATAGGATCCGAACTTTGCATCCTTATGTGTGAAGATTTCTTACTGTCCTGTAATTGGGGACTGTATTTCTCTTCCTTGTGAGAAGCATATGTCAGGGCTGTGTAGTTTTAGCTGTATTATTGGTACCTTGGCTAGAAAGGAGGAAGAATTCTTCAATTCTTGTATGGCAAATTCGTAGTGTTAGACTACCTATGCATATATAGATTCCTAGTTCACTCATGAACTGTAATTCTTAAATAAACTGCTCCAATACAAACCATAAACAGAACAGTTAAATGTGTACTAGTTTATCAGTTCCATACCTGTGCTAATGTTAAATTGAGATCTTCCCTAATGGCTGATTGCGTAGGCGATGAATAACCCACCTGGAATATTCCACACAAGGTGTCAGAATCAAAACAAAACCGGAACACTTTCCCAGTGCAAACATCACAAGTTTCTGCTGCATCAATGACAAAGCTATATAAAAACACATCCAAGAACTTACACAGCATCCAAATTCATAAGAACCGCAAACTGCAACAAATGTGCTAAGGTAAACCATCCATTGATCCCCTTTGCTTCCATGATCCAATCCACCATCTACGAGTGGCCTTTTTACCTCATGATGTGCAGAATTCTCTTCACGACTGGCCATGTTTGCCTTGCTATGCTACATACACAACTCACCCCCAGTATGTCTATGAGATATGGGTAACGTAGGAAATCTCTGATCCTAGTTACATAACCATGGAGATACGTCAATACTTCCGTCTGGAAGTTTAAAGTTTGAATCTTACATTGGACATGAGCTTTGTAGATGTATATAGAAGAGCTAAAGAGTAGGCAATTCTTGTGCTAATCTGTTAAAACTTGACTTTGGGCACGTTTGCGACTAAACTGGATAATGACTGACGAGGCAGAGGGCAGAAGAGGAGGCATTATAAATTAAGGAAACGGACGCTGAAACGAGATAGGGCACAGCCTTGCTATTTTTGGCAAATACAATTGTGATTCTGGTTGGTTTGGATGAAAGTGACTTTTGGATTTTGATCTTTCATAGTTTTTTTTGGATTGAATGATTAGCTTACACATTGGGATATTGCTGTGGAATTTTGGATCCTTGCTGTCTACCCCAATAATACCACAAGCAAACAAGTTTGTCCAACTTTGTGGTGATATGCCAGGCTATATTAAAGGTGGTCATTTGGATTGAATATATGACACTTGTATTCTGTTCTGGTATAAAGACCCTAGCCTCTTTCATGTAAGAATAATTTCTTCATTGACATGGTCGCAGAATTGGTAGGTTTACAGATGTCTCTTAGTCGCAGAATTGGTAGTTTCCATCATATATAATCCTGTGGAATAGGAGCACAAACTGAAAGGCGAGTCCGGGGTTTCTTCCATCTCGATCACCTAGTTACACTGTTACAGCACCTTTACACCTAGCTTCTTTGGTCTACGTACGTGACCAAAACTAACTTTACTGCATTCACTATTCCTTCTACCTAGGTAATGTTTAATTTACAGTTATATAAAAGATGTGATCATCAATAAAAATAGACAGTAGCATGACCACGTACTTCTAAAAACCAATATTGTTCAGATATAATTTTTGGTTAAAAGAAGGAGAAACCGAGTACAATTCCTTTGTTCCAATGAGAAAGTAAACAAGAAAAGAAAACCAAACATACTCGAGCTAAACAGGTACATTGATAATTGATTGTTGTAGAAGTCATATGATATATGGGAGGCTGGCATGTGGATGATTACTGTGTTGTGGTAGCTAGTTTAGTCGAGGAACTGGTGTTGGCCACCGCCCCCATGGGAGCACAAACGGAAAGCTGTTTAAGCTTACACAAGCTTTAAACTGAAAGATTTCAGTTACCGTCAATTTACGAATATTGCACATGAGGATGTCCGAAGCGTTAGATGTATATTCCTTACGCCAAATATACAATATATCTTGATCATTTGGGTCGAAAGCCAGAAGTCGACTTCCCACCGGGAAACTCGACATTAATGGGTGCAGGTCAACCAACTCTTTGAAACACCATTCCTCATCTTCTTTCAAGTCCCAAACAGAGAGACTATATCTTTCACGTCCATAATCGAAATGGCATAGCCTCACAGACCCCTGGCAAACACAAGTACTCGAGTGACCGTGATGTACAGGACGAGGGCTGGAAATAAAACGACCGTGACATTTTGTGCTATTAATGTTGAACTTACTGAAAAGCTCCAACCCAATAAGATCGCCACGGTGAGTAATCCAGTACAATGTTCCATCGTGAGCAACTGGTGCAGTTTGATTCTTGATACGGTCATCCGTATTACAGCTGCCTTGTAATACAAGGTCTGAATCTATCCATTTACCAGTCTCAGAAGAGAAGATCTGCACCCCCAATTTATCAGTCCCGAAATTCAGCCCTAGTGCAAGAATTCTCACAACCTTGCAGCACCTGTTGTCGGAATCACAGGCAAATCCCACATTGGCCACATGCACTTCTTCTTCGCATGGAGGAGCCGAAGGAAGAGCCACCCATTGCTTGGTGGTGGGATTACAAATGTAGTAAATATGCTGCTCTTGATCAAATGTATGGTAATAACACAACAAAATCAAGTCATTGTATGCGGCCACCACTCTATGGAAACGGAAGTGACTTCTTGGATCCAAATCGAGTGGTTTTACATTTAACCCCTGATGAGACTGCTTGGAAATCGTAAATAATTCGGTCTTAAAATATCCAGATGTGAAGGAACGGCTGACAAACATGAGAACTTGGTCATTGTCACAGTTGTTCCGGAGATAAAGAGCACGGCGGCTATCAAAATAAGGATCGGAGACGAGGGTCGACCATGATTTGCAGACACACTTGCATCGTAAAGCAAACTTGCATGGAAGTCGACAAAAGATTTCAACCAACAAAATCTCTGGGAGATCATTAATATTCTTCAACCATTTTGGGTTTGAGAGAGACTGATGAGTGGGTGCTCCTAGCGATTGGGATCCAAGAGTAGTGCTTCCTGTGCAACTAGTATCACTTCTCATGGCGGAAAAAACTTGGGGGTTTGATACAGCAGGTTTCTTGTATTTATAGCCCTAGTTTTTGATACTTGAATGAGAGCAGGCTTGATTAACCTAGACCGGCTAGACGAAGAGTACTTCTTATAAAAGAAGTCTTGAACAAGAACAAGGATGATAAACAGTTTTCTGATCGAATTGTTATGTTTTTTGAAGTATAGTTTCTGTAATACATTAGTATTTTATTGGCCTGTATATTAGTAGCTAGTACGTATTATTTTGGCTTGTATATATTGGTGGTCAGTATTACTTTAGCTTGATATGGAGGCTAGATAAGAAACACGAGCAAAGACTAACCTAGAGGTTGTAGCCTGTCGGTAAACAAATTGCAATCCCAAACCTAAAGGGAACGTATAAATAAATAAAAAGGTACAATAAAATAATAAACAGAAGCCAAAGTTGGGAATTGAAACTAACTAAACGGAAGAAAGAAAAAAAATGAGAACTTGGTGTTGTATTAAAAAGCAATTCAGCACAAACCCTACCAAGGCAATCAGGAATTTATGATCTGTCGCGGGGTGTATGTTTTATGTTCTATCATCATAGCATCAGAATTTCTTTCAGCCAGTATCAATATTCAGAGAGGCAGTGCCTTACTCTATGCATATTATCAAAGACAATGTAAGAGTAAATTACAATTGCGCCTAAACATCACTAGATTGCTACATGAGCCTGGGATGAGCCTCACGTCTTAACTCGATCCCAACCCCATTTATCAAAACAAAAACAGAAAAACATTGTGCAAACAAAAGGAATTTTTATGATATCGTACTTCTGTGTATATATTGATAAACGAGTATGGAAACAAGGAAACGAAGGAACGATTAATCTAGCCACCAAACAAAGCAGAAAGTAGAATTGTTTTGCTCCAATGCTCCAACTGGAAATAATAGAATGAGAGGCATATTAGTTGGTTTGGCTGTCTAGACTAGGAACTGGTGTCGGCCACTGCCAACATGGGGGCACAAATGGAAACGCTTCTATCAGAAAATCAGAACATGGAAGCTTCTGAGGCATATCAATCACCTTCCTTGTACGTATATTACACCTTACAATTTTTGCCGCCCCACCACCTGTCCAGGTATTACGTTTTAGGTAGATTATATCTCCATCATTTGGGTCTAAAGCCAGAAGCTGCCCTAAACTAGTTCCGTGCAGTTCGACCCTTTCTTTCAAATACCATTTCATCATCTTGCCTCCAACTCCATCCACCTCACTATCATCTTCTTCTTCTTCTTCTTCTTCTTCTTCTTCTTCTTTCAGCTCCCACACACAGAGATTCAACCGATAACATGTAGGACTATACGACCGGCACAGCCTCACAGTCCCCCGGCACACACCCAGGCACTCGCGATCGGTGCGAAATTCAGAAAAGTCTAGAAGAGGCTTGGAAATAAAACGACAATGATGGTTATTGTCTAGCTTGCTGAAAGGATCCAACCCAATAAGAAGGCCATCATTGCCTAACCAATACAACATTCCATCGTAAGCAAGGGCTGGTGTACTTCTCTTGAAACTATGAAGTCTAAACGTTTGCGGGAAATTGACAACTGATACTGTCCATTTACCAGTCTCGGAAGAGAAGACCTCCACCTTTAATCGGAAGGGAGGTTGTTCTGCTCTAATCCAATTAAGGAGTCGTACAATCCGGCACCTGTAGTCAGAATCACAGATGAATCCCACATCTGTTTTATATGAATCACAATTAGAAGGAGGAACAGCAAACCATTGGTTGGTGTACGGATTGCAGATGAAGTACTTCTTCGCGAAGCCCCGTTCTTCACAAAACAAAATCAAGTCATTGTACGTGGCTTCCACAATGGCGCTGCTGGGATAGATTTTGATTAATTTTAACACTGGACGATCTGTGTGCTTTGAAATAATAAAGAGTTCTCCTGCTTGACGTCCAAAGCGCGTAGTTTCGACGGACAAGAGAATTTGGTCGGTGTCGTCACAATTATTGTAATTGAGATATAGAGCACGACGGGTTTGGAAGTAAGGAAGGGAGATGAGAGTCGACCAAGATTTGCAGACACACTTGCATCGTGCAACAAACTTGCATGGAAGTCGACAAAGGATTTCAACCAATACATTCTCAGGGAGATCATCAATATTCTTCAAGCATATTGGGTTTAAGAGAGACGGATGAGAGGGCGCTCCTAGCGATTGGGTTCCAAGAGTGGTGCTTCCTCAGTAGTATCACCTTTCATGACGGAAACAAACTTGGGGGTCTGGCCGGTACAAGTTTCTTGTATTTAGCCGTAGGAGAATGAGAGAGGCTTAACCTAGACGAACACGACTTATAAAAGCAAAACGACTGACCTAACCTAGACCAATCCTTCATCGATAAGGTTAACTAGTGTTGAGAAGAGCTTTTAGTAAATCATGTCAGGCCCAAAAATATTGCAGTCCATGTAGGGCCAAGAAAATCCAAGATTTTAGACTGCTAGCTTAATTCGTTTCCAAGCTAGCTATCCCTTAGTAGAGTGGTGTTTACGTGGTCAGACATTGACTAAAAGATTCATGGTCAGTCACCATTAGATTTACATCGATTCAATGGTCGAAAACAAAACAACTCTACTTAAAAATAATTTTTCTCACCCTTAGATGTAAAAATCTAATGGTGACTGACCATGAATTTTTTAGTCAGTCACTGACTAAGAGATTCATGGTCACAATCCAAGTCTAGTATATATGTTTCACAATGGTGTTCACATGGTCACCTAGTGACCAAACAAATCATGGTCAATCACCGTTAGATATAAATCTAAAGGTGGAGGAAAAAAAAAACAACTTAACTTTAAAATAAGACTTCCTACCATCACTACTACAATTCCTATCAACAGCAACATACACTTAGTGTGGCAAAAATAGGCTGAGAGCCACACATTTTCGTGTCCAACCCTCCCTTGCCACATTACAACCACATTTTTTGGGCTTGTGGAGTGTAGGGCCGTAGCAATCAACAAAAAACCACATTTAAAAGAGAATGTGGAACTAAGTCAACAAGTCCATTGCTCCCACTTATGTGTGGGCCCAGACTGCTAACAATTTCAAAATAAATTATATTTTGTTTTTTTATTAACACCAATCAATATCAATTATGGGTNNNNNNNNNNNNNNNNNNNNNNNNNNNNNNNNNNNNNNNNNNNNNNNNNNNNNNNNNNNNNNNNNNNNNNNNNNNNNNNNNNNNNNNNNNNNNNNNNNNNNNNNNNNNNNNNNNNNNNNNNNNNNNNNNNNNNNNNNNNNNNNNNNNNNNNNNNNNNNNNNNNNNNNNNNNNNNNNNNNN
The window above is part of the Fragaria vesca subsp. vesca linkage group LG2, FraVesHawaii_1.0, whole genome shotgun sequence genome. Proteins encoded here:
- the LOC101295105 gene encoding F-box protein DOR-like — its product is MRSDTSCTGSTTLGSQSLGAPTHQSLSNPKWLKNINDLPEILLVEIFCRLPCKFALRCKCVCKSWSTLVSDPYFDSRRALYLRNNCDNDQVLMFVSRSFTSGYFKTELFTISKQSHQGLNVKPLDLDPRSHFRFHRVVAAYNDLILLCYYHTFDQEQHIYYICNPTTKQWVALPSAPPCEEEVHVANVGFACDSDNRCCKVVRILALGLNFGTDKLGVQIFSSETGKWIDSDLVLQGSCNTDDRIKNQTAPVAHDGTLYWITHRGDLIGLELFSKFNINSTKCHGRFISSPRPVHHGHSSTCVCQGSVRLCHFDYGRERYSLSVWDLKEDEEWCFKELVDLHPLMSSFPVGSRLLAFDPNDQDILYIWRKEYTSNASDILMCNIRKLTVTEIFQFKACVSLNSFPFVLPWGRWPTPVPRLN